GACGGTAAAGGCCGCATCGTATCAGCGAAAGATAACGAAGGCCGTGACGTTGAGCACTCAGGCATGATTAAGATGTCTAAATCGAAGAACAACGGTATCGACCCACAAGAGATGGTAGACAAGTACGGTGCTGACACAGTACGTCTGTTTATGATGTTTGCATCACCTGCAGACATGACTCTTGAGTGGCAAGAGTCTGGCGTAGAAGGTGCTAACCGCTTCCTAAAACGTGTTTGGAAACTAGTAAAAGAGCACGCATCGAAAGGTGAAGCCGTAGCAGTAGATGCAGCAGCACTTTCTAGCGACCAGAAAGCACTACGTCGTGACGTTCACAAGACTATCGCTAAAGTAACAGATGATGTGGCACGCCGCCAAACGTTCAACACTGCGATCGCTGCGATCATGGAGCTGATGAACAAGCTTGCGAAAGCACCTCAAGAGTCTGAGCAAGATCGTGCCATCCTAGATGAAGCGCTAAAAGCTGTGGTTGTGATGCTTTACCCAATCACTCCGCATATCTCTTACGAGATGTGGACAGGTCTTGGTCAAGCAGACATCGATAATGCAGCATGGCCTAAACATGATGAGAAAGCACTGGTTGAAGACGAGAAGCTTATCGTTATTCAAGTAAACGGCAAACTACGTGCGAAACTAACGGTAGCGGCGGATGCTTCTAAAGAAGAAGTAGAAAACCTAGGTCTAAACGATGAGAACGTAACTAAGTTCACTGACGGCAAGACCATCCGTAAAGTAATCTACGTACCAGGTAAACTGCTGAACATCGTAGCAAACTAATTAATGTAATTAGTGTCATAACCAATAGGGCATCAAATTTGGTGCCCTATTTGATTGTGGCTTCGTTAAATGCTCATTTCTAAGGAGTTCATCCAAGGATAATGTAATGTGTATTTACCCAAGCTCAATTCTATTTACACAAGGGAGTTACTTGTGAGCCGACCAACTTTAACCACGGCCCTGCGCCTTTTTATCGTGCTTTTGCTATCTGTGTTGACCACTGCTTGTGGTTTTCAGCTGCGTGGTACCTACTTACTCCCAGAAGAAGTATCGGATATTTCCTTAACCAGTTTTGATCAATATGGTGACCTAACTCGCTATGTAAAACATGAGCTCTACCTTAATGGTATTTCAACCGTCACTCCTGCGGCGGACATCCCTAACTTACACATTACTACCGCAAGCCAAAGTGAGCGCACCCTGTCTCTCTACCAAAACAGCCGTGCGGCAGAATATGAACTTACTTTTGTGGTGAACTACCGCATTACCGTACCAGAGCTTGGTGATCAAAGTTACTCAACCACAGTTAACCGTACCTACCTTGACAACCCGCTAACAGCACTAGCAAAGTCTGAAGAAAAGGAAATGATCCTTGATGAAATGCGTCGCCAAGCCGCACGTCAAATGATGCGCCAAATGGCTCGTATTCGTGCCAAGCTGGAAGCGGCGGATGATACTGAGCAACAAGTCGATCAAATTGACGATGGCGTAACCCAAACGACTACCACTCAAGCGCAGGGCTAACCTTAATGCGAGTGTACGCCGATAAACTTGGCGAGCAATTAGCTCGCCAGCTGCAAGCTGTTTATGTACTGACTGGCGCAGAACTACTTTTGCTACAAGAGAGTCGCCAAGCCATCATTAAAAAAGCCCAAAGTGAAGGTTTTGATGAGCGCCATCATTTCACGCTCGATGCCCAATTAGATTGGAACCAAGTATTTGACTGTACTCAGGCCCTAAGTTTGTTCTCTTCACGCCAGATCATCGAGCTTGAAATTGGTGAATCAGGGCTACCAGCGGGCGCAACCAAAGAGCTACAAGCACTGAGCGAAAGTTTACATGCTGATATCGTTTTGATCTTGATTGGCCAAAAGCTCACCAAAGCCCAAGAGAACGCAAAATGGTTTAAAGCACTTACCACAAGCGGTACGGTAGTAAGCTGCCTAACACCCGACATTAAGCGGTTGCCCCAGTTTGTCATGCAGCGATGTCGCAAACTTAAACTTTCTCCAGATTCCCAAGCAGTGCAAATGCTTGCCCAATGGCATGAAGGTAACCTTCTAGCCTTGGTACAAAGCCTTGAGAAGCTGGCACTGCTCTACCCCGATGGTGAACTGACGTTAGTTCGTGTTGAAGAGGCGCTAAGTCGCCATAATCACTACACACCATTTCAGTGGGTTGATGCGCTACTCGCCGGGCAAACCAAGCGCTCACAACGTATTTTACGTCAGCTTCAAGCCGAAGGTGTTGAAGCTATCATCTTGCTGCGCAGTGTACAAAAAGAGCTGATGCAGCTATTGGCAATGCAGCGTGAGATGCAAACCAAACCGATTGGTGCCGTCATGGAGAGTTTCCGTGTGTGGCAAAACAAGCGTCCACTCTACAACGCTGCCCTACAACGCCTGTCACCAGTCCAGTTAGCTCGCTTGATACATCTGCTCACTGCCGCAGAATTGGAAGCAAAGACCCAATACGACAGCGGCGTTTGGACAACTCTTGCGCAACTATCGCTGGAGTGTTGCGCACATGACGCCCTTATCAGTAAGCTTAATTAAAAGCATGCTATACTCGGGCGCTAAACTAGGCATTCAACCCTTATGCCCCTAAGCCCTACTAAGCAATAAATTTGAGGACACTACCTTGCAACGCGAAGAACTACGAGATTTTCTAGCCGATAAAGTTGATGACATGAAAGCCGAAGAAATTGTGACTCTGGATGTCACTGGCAAATCGAGCGTTACTGATTTTATGGTGATCTGTACGGGTACTTCTAAACGCCATGTTTCATCTATCGCAGATCACGTTGCTCAAGAAGCGAAAAAAGCGGGTCTGGAACCACTTGGGATCGACGGTGAAGTGGAAGGTGAATGGGTTGTTGTTGATATGGGCAGCACTATGGTGCACGTACTGCAAGAGCAACACCGCGAGCTTTACCAGCTAGAGAAGCTTTGGAGCTAAGTTGTGAAAATTACGCTAATTGCGGTAGGCACAAAAATGCCAAAGTGGGTGGAAGAAGGCTTTCAAGAATATAAGCGCCGCTTCCCTCACGACATGCCACTTGATCTTATTGAGATCCCAGCGGGTAAGCGTGGAAAAAATGCCGACATCGCTCGAATCTTACAAAAAGAAGGCGAAGCCATGCTGGCAGCAGTGCCAAAAGGCAACCGCATCGTTACCCTCGACATTCCAGGCAAACGTTGGGATACAGAGCAACTGGCGGGCCAGCTTGAAGCATGGAAACTTGATGCTCGCGATGTATCAATCTTAATAGGCGGGCCAGAGGGGCTTGCACCTGCGTGTAAAGCAGCAGCGGACCAAAGTTGGTCTCTGTCTCCTCTCACACTTCCCCACCCGCTTGTGCGTGTTGTGATGGCAGAAAGCCTTTACCGTGCGTGGAGCATTACTGCGAACCATCCTTACCACAGAGAATAATCCCTGATGAGACGCAAACGCGCCCAGATCCGAGATTACCGAGCAGAAGCCGCCCTGTTTAGCCGCAGGGCGATTGTTGCCTTTTTTGGCATTATAGTGCTGATGGCGGTATTGCTGACGAACCTGTACAACATTCAGGTCAATCAGTACCAAGATTATAAAACACGCTCCAACGATAACCGGATCAGCGTGGTGCCTATTGCGCCTAACCGCGGTCTTATTTATGACCGCAATGGGATCTTGCTGGCGGAAAACCGTCCAGTGTTCAGCCTCGAGCTAACCCCTGAAAAAATCAAAGACATCGACGATACGATTGCCCGCTTACAGGAGTTCCTAGAGATCTCTCCTGAACGTGTGGAAGCATTCCATAAAGAGCGTCGTCGTACTCGTCGTTTCAAATCCGTGTCACTGCTTACACAGCTTGATCAAGAACAAGTGGCAAAATTTGCTGTCAACCAGCACAAATTCCCTGGGGTTGAAGTCTCTGCCACGCTAAAGCGCTTTTACCCATTTGGGGAAGAGTTAACCCATATTCTTGGTTACGTGTCGCGTATTAATGACAGAGATATGCAGCGCTTGATCGCAGATGACAAAGCCGCTAATTACCAAGCTACCCGCGACATTGGCAAACTTGGTATCGAACGATTCTACGAAGATCAATTGCATGGCACCGCAGGTTACCAAGAAGTTGAAGTCAACAGCCGCGGCCGAGTGATTCGAACCCTCAAATTCGTACCACCTGTCCCAGGTAAAGACATTGTGCTCAATCTGGATATCAAGCTCCAAAGCTATATCTACAAAATGCTCGATGGTCGTCGTGGTTCAGCGATAGTGCTCGATCCAGAAGATAACGGCGTATTAGCGATGGTGTCGAGTCCAAGTTACGACCCAAACGCCTTTGTTCATGGGATTTCAAGCAAAGCATACAGTGCATTGCTTAACGACAAAGATCGCCCGCTAGTGAACCGTGCCACACTGGGTATCTACCCACCCGCATCCACGGTAAAACCTTTCATCGCGGTAGCGGCGTTACAAGAAAAAGTGATTACGCCTTATACCACACGTAATGACCCGGGTTACTGGCGGATCCCTAACTCCAAAACCAAACCATTTCGTGATTGGCTGCGTTGGGGTCATGGCAAAGTGGATATCGTTAAATCGATTGAAGAATCTGTTGATACCTTCTTCTACCAAATTGCTTATGACATGGGCATCGACCGCCTATCAAGTTGGATGATGTTATTTGGTTTTGGTGAAAAGACTGGCATCGATATCTTTGAAGAAAGTAGCGCAAATATGCCAACCCGTGATTGGAAGATGGGTCGCCATCGCCAGCCTTGGTATCAAGGTGACACCATTCCTGTGGGTATCGGACAAGGCTATTGGACAGCAACTCCGCTGCAAATCGCCAAAGCGACCTCAGTGTTAGTCAACCGAGGTAATGTGATTGCACCACACCTGATCCGTGCCACGATTGATAAGTCGCAACAGCCGCACGTCGAAACGCTGCAACCTATTGAGACTTATCCACCAATCCAAGGGGTTAAAGAAAAATACTGGGACATGGCATTGGAAGGCATGCGTCTGGTTAACCACGGTAAAAAAGGCACTGCACGACGTGCGTTTACCAATATGCCTTACGTCACTGGTGGTAAGTCAGGTACAGCGCAGGTGTTTGGCTTGAAAGAAGATGAAGAATACAACGCAGAAGAGCTTGCAGAGCATCTT
This portion of the Vibrio sp. SCSIO 43136 genome encodes:
- the lptE gene encoding LPS assembly lipoprotein LptE, producing the protein MSRPTLTTALRLFIVLLLSVLTTACGFQLRGTYLLPEEVSDISLTSFDQYGDLTRYVKHELYLNGISTVTPAADIPNLHITTASQSERTLSLYQNSRAAEYELTFVVNYRITVPELGDQSYSTTVNRTYLDNPLTALAKSEEKEMILDEMRRQAARQMMRQMARIRAKLEAADDTEQQVDQIDDGVTQTTTTQAQG
- the holA gene encoding DNA polymerase III subunit delta, whose translation is MRVYADKLGEQLARQLQAVYVLTGAELLLLQESRQAIIKKAQSEGFDERHHFTLDAQLDWNQVFDCTQALSLFSSRQIIELEIGESGLPAGATKELQALSESLHADIVLILIGQKLTKAQENAKWFKALTTSGTVVSCLTPDIKRLPQFVMQRCRKLKLSPDSQAVQMLAQWHEGNLLALVQSLEKLALLYPDGELTLVRVEEALSRHNHYTPFQWVDALLAGQTKRSQRILRQLQAEGVEAIILLRSVQKELMQLLAMQREMQTKPIGAVMESFRVWQNKRPLYNAALQRLSPVQLARLIHLLTAAELEAKTQYDSGVWTTLAQLSLECCAHDALISKLN
- the rsfS gene encoding ribosome silencing factor; translation: MQREELRDFLADKVDDMKAEEIVTLDVTGKSSVTDFMVICTGTSKRHVSSIADHVAQEAKKAGLEPLGIDGEVEGEWVVVDMGSTMVHVLQEQHRELYQLEKLWS
- the rlmH gene encoding 23S rRNA (pseudouridine(1915)-N(3))-methyltransferase RlmH, with amino-acid sequence MKITLIAVGTKMPKWVEEGFQEYKRRFPHDMPLDLIEIPAGKRGKNADIARILQKEGEAMLAAVPKGNRIVTLDIPGKRWDTEQLAGQLEAWKLDARDVSILIGGPEGLAPACKAAADQSWSLSPLTLPHPLVRVVMAESLYRAWSITANHPYHRE
- the mrdA gene encoding penicillin-binding protein 2, whose product is MRRKRAQIRDYRAEAALFSRRAIVAFFGIIVLMAVLLTNLYNIQVNQYQDYKTRSNDNRISVVPIAPNRGLIYDRNGILLAENRPVFSLELTPEKIKDIDDTIARLQEFLEISPERVEAFHKERRRTRRFKSVSLLTQLDQEQVAKFAVNQHKFPGVEVSATLKRFYPFGEELTHILGYVSRINDRDMQRLIADDKAANYQATRDIGKLGIERFYEDQLHGTAGYQEVEVNSRGRVIRTLKFVPPVPGKDIVLNLDIKLQSYIYKMLDGRRGSAIVLDPEDNGVLAMVSSPSYDPNAFVHGISSKAYSALLNDKDRPLVNRATLGIYPPASTVKPFIAVAALQEKVITPYTTRNDPGYWRIPNSKTKPFRDWLRWGHGKVDIVKSIEESVDTFFYQIAYDMGIDRLSSWMMLFGFGEKTGIDIFEESSANMPTRDWKMGRHRQPWYQGDTIPVGIGQGYWTATPLQIAKATSVLVNRGNVIAPHLIRATIDKSQQPHVETLQPIETYPPIQGVKEKYWDMALEGMRLVNHGKKGTARRAFTNMPYVTGGKSGTAQVFGLKEDEEYNAEELAEHLRDHALYTGFAPWENPEVVVTLVLENAGGGSSQGGPVARRIFDHMLLEKKQDAKTQ